In Luteimonas viscosa, the following proteins share a genomic window:
- a CDS encoding ribokinase yields MASCNGPRVVVVGSFNVDHVWQCDALPRPGETRIGQYRTGPGGKGFNQATACARSGAATVFVCALGEDEGANLARSLAAADGIDLRTEPSEEPTGTAGIYVDREGRNSIVIGAGANGALTPDFVARQGEAIVGSRIVLAQLESPVDSVLEAMRLARSAGVRTVLNPAPANAESSRELLAVADILTPNESEFAALLARHSGERIDAAEVAAADEARLHRLCRVLLPRGTVVITLGAAGAFVSHREDKCRGDELPYYRVPAYEVAVVDTTGAGDAFNGALATSLALGGERVFADHVRFASHYAALSTEHEGAAEAMPRLPSSRPA; encoded by the coding sequence GTGGCGAGCTGCAACGGTCCCCGCGTCGTCGTCGTCGGTTCGTTCAACGTCGACCACGTCTGGCAGTGCGACGCGCTGCCGCGCCCGGGCGAGACCCGCATTGGCCAGTACCGCACGGGGCCCGGCGGCAAGGGCTTCAACCAGGCCACGGCCTGTGCGCGCAGCGGCGCGGCCACCGTGTTCGTCTGCGCGCTCGGCGAGGACGAGGGCGCGAACCTGGCCCGTTCGCTGGCCGCCGCCGACGGCATCGACCTGCGCACCGAGCCGAGCGAGGAGCCCACCGGCACCGCCGGCATCTACGTCGACCGGGAAGGCCGAAACAGCATCGTCATCGGCGCCGGTGCCAACGGCGCGCTCACACCCGATTTCGTCGCCCGCCAGGGCGAGGCGATCGTCGGCTCGCGGATCGTGCTCGCGCAGCTCGAATCGCCCGTCGACAGCGTGCTCGAGGCGATGCGGCTGGCGCGTTCGGCCGGCGTCCGCACCGTCCTCAATCCCGCCCCGGCCAACGCCGAGAGCTCGCGCGAGCTGCTCGCCGTCGCCGACATCCTGACCCCCAACGAGAGCGAGTTCGCCGCGCTGCTGGCCCGCCACAGCGGCGAGCGCATCGACGCCGCGGAGGTCGCGGCTGCCGACGAAGCGCGCCTGCACCGCCTGTGCCGGGTGCTGTTGCCGCGGGGCACGGTGGTGATCACGCTCGGCGCGGCCGGCGCGTTCGTCTCGCACCGCGAGGACAAGTGCCGCGGCGACGAACTGCCGTACTACCGGGTGCCGGCCTACGAGGTCGCGGTGGTCGACACCACGGGCGCAGGCGACGCCTTCAATGGCGCGCTCGCGACCTCGCTCGCGCTCGGTGGCGAACGCGTGTTCGCCGATCACGTGCGCTTCGCCTCGCATTACGCCGCGCTGTCGACCGAGCACGAGGGCGCGGCGGAAGCGATGCCGCGGCTGCCGTCGTCGCGCCCTGCCTGA
- the hemP gene encoding hemin uptake protein HemP, which translates to MFVSQDTHPMSAASAEVGHERVRPQAQTVEVDSLRLLQGQRELRIRHGNEYYRLRHTRNDKLILTK; encoded by the coding sequence ATGTTCGTGAGCCAAGACACCCACCCGATGTCCGCCGCCTCCGCCGAGGTTGGCCATGAGCGCGTCCGTCCCCAGGCGCAGACCGTCGAGGTCGACAGCCTGCGCCTGCTCCAGGGACAGCGCGAACTGCGCATCCGCCATGGCAACGAGTACTACCGGCTGCGGCACACCCGCAACGACAAGCTGATCCTGACCAAGTAA
- a CDS encoding NupC/NupG family nucleoside CNT transporter codes for MEAVLRVGFGVFGLAVLIGLTWLFSNNKTRVDWRLVGIGLLLQLTIAALVLLTPWGAGVFDALSSGFVKLLGFTTEGARFIFGDFSDPSKFGFVFAFQVLPTIIFFASFMSVLYHLGAMQKIVQGMAWVITKLMRVSGAETLSVCANAFIGQTEAPLVVKPYIAGMTPSELLTLMVGGMATIAGGVLGAYVLLLGGDDPAQQAVYAKHLITASIMAAPATIVIAKILVPETGEPQTLGSVRVNVEKTTTNVIDAAAAGAADGLRLALNVGAMLLAFIALIALINAPLAWLGEITGLQALLGKPTTLSTLLGYLLAPLAWLIGVPWEDAGTVGGLIGTKVVLNEFVAYVQLGEILRGNVAGVTLTPQGTLIATYALCGFANFSSIAIQIGGIGGIAPERRQDLARFGLRAVLGGSIATMMTATIAGVLTNLGA; via the coding sequence ATGGAAGCAGTGCTGCGGGTCGGTTTCGGCGTGTTCGGGCTCGCGGTGCTGATCGGCCTGACCTGGCTGTTCTCCAACAACAAGACGCGCGTGGACTGGCGGCTGGTCGGCATCGGCTTGCTGCTGCAGCTCACGATCGCCGCCCTGGTGCTGCTCACGCCGTGGGGCGCCGGCGTGTTCGATGCGCTCTCCAGCGGCTTCGTCAAGCTGCTCGGCTTCACCACCGAGGGCGCGCGCTTCATCTTCGGCGACTTCAGCGATCCGTCCAAGTTCGGGTTCGTGTTCGCGTTCCAGGTGCTGCCGACGATCATCTTCTTCGCCAGCTTCATGAGCGTGCTCTACCACCTGGGCGCGATGCAGAAGATCGTGCAGGGCATGGCCTGGGTGATCACCAAGCTGATGAGGGTCTCGGGCGCCGAAACGCTGTCGGTCTGCGCCAACGCCTTCATCGGCCAGACCGAGGCGCCGCTGGTGGTGAAGCCCTATATCGCCGGTATGACGCCCTCGGAGCTGCTGACGCTGATGGTCGGCGGCATGGCCACGATCGCCGGTGGCGTGCTCGGCGCCTACGTGCTGCTGCTGGGCGGCGACGATCCCGCGCAGCAGGCGGTCTACGCCAAGCACCTGATCACCGCCAGCATCATGGCGGCGCCGGCGACGATCGTGATCGCCAAGATCCTGGTGCCGGAGACCGGCGAGCCGCAGACGCTGGGCAGCGTGCGCGTGAACGTCGAAAAGACCACCACGAACGTGATCGACGCCGCCGCCGCGGGCGCCGCCGACGGACTCAGGCTGGCGCTCAACGTCGGCGCGATGCTGCTCGCGTTCATCGCCCTGATCGCGCTGATCAACGCGCCGCTGGCCTGGCTGGGCGAGATCACCGGCCTGCAGGCGCTGCTGGGCAAGCCGACCACGCTCTCCACCCTGCTCGGCTACCTGCTCGCGCCCCTGGCCTGGCTGATCGGCGTGCCCTGGGAGGACGCGGGCACGGTCGGCGGCCTGATCGGCACCAAGGTGGTGCTCAACGAATTCGTGGCGTACGTGCAGTTGGGCGAGATCCTGCGCGGCAACGTCGCGGGCGTGACGCTCACGCCGCAGGGCACGCTGATCGCGACGTACGCGCTGTGCGGCTTCGCCAACTTCAGCTCGATCGCCATCCAGATCGGCGGCATCGGCGGGATCGCCCCGGAACGCCGCCAGGACCTGGCGCGCTTCGGCCTGCGCGCGGTGCTGGGCGGCTCGATCGCGACCATGATGACCGCCACCATCGCCGGCGTGCTGACCAACCTCGGGGCCTGA
- a CDS encoding GGDEF domain-containing protein, which translates to MESASLKRVLATLFGRPDEVMLELGAGGELLVAKLRALLSLLALALPLAAGLGAQDTTRTLVGLGAAVFVNLMAQVWLALARNHRRHHWLPYATGAYDVTVTSGMLALLAVDQPAAGLNSMVVWCFYLFAIALTALRNDGRLTLFVGSLAIVQYAVLVATVLALAPHPVLSIDHGAVTLRAQGSRLLLLLMMTLLTSTIVYRMQRLIEMSGRDGLTGVPNRAWLLQRLPRMFEAARRDGRTVSIGLVDIDHFKRVYAEIGQLGGDRAIRHVAEHLRDMLGEDEHLARIGGQEFVLVLSCPIGSAWERIDRYRRTLAERPFPSERGGDPVSLAFSAGLAAFPQDGSTASALLGSADRRLQEAKRSGRNRVIARDT; encoded by the coding sequence ATGGAATCCGCCTCCCTCAAGCGCGTGCTCGCGACCCTGTTCGGGCGCCCGGACGAGGTCATGCTCGAGCTCGGCGCCGGCGGCGAGCTGCTGGTGGCCAAGCTGCGCGCGCTGCTGTCGCTGCTGGCGCTGGCGCTGCCGCTGGCGGCCGGGCTGGGCGCACAGGACACCACGCGCACCCTGGTCGGACTCGGCGCGGCGGTCTTCGTCAACCTCATGGCGCAGGTCTGGCTGGCCCTGGCGCGCAACCATCGCCGCCACCACTGGCTGCCCTACGCCACCGGCGCGTACGACGTCACCGTCACCAGCGGGATGCTGGCGCTGCTGGCGGTCGACCAGCCCGCCGCCGGCCTCAACAGCATGGTCGTCTGGTGCTTCTACCTGTTCGCGATCGCGCTCACCGCGCTGCGCAACGACGGGCGCTTGACGCTGTTCGTCGGCAGCCTGGCGATCGTGCAGTACGCGGTGCTGGTCGCCACCGTGCTGGCGCTGGCGCCGCATCCGGTGCTGTCGATCGACCATGGCGCGGTGACCCTGCGCGCGCAGGGCTCGCGCCTGTTGCTGCTGCTGATGATGACCCTGCTCACCAGCACGATCGTCTACCGGATGCAGCGCCTGATCGAGATGTCCGGGCGCGACGGCCTCACCGGCGTGCCCAACCGCGCCTGGCTGCTGCAGCGCCTGCCGCGCATGTTCGAGGCCGCGCGCCGCGACGGGCGCACGGTGTCGATCGGGCTGGTCGACATCGACCATTTCAAGCGCGTCTACGCCGAGATCGGCCAGCTCGGCGGCGACCGCGCGATCCGCCACGTCGCCGAGCACCTGCGCGACATGCTCGGCGAGGACGAGCACCTGGCGCGCATCGGCGGGCAGGAGTTCGTACTGGTGCTGTCGTGCCCGATCGGCAGCGCCTGGGAGCGGATCGACCGCTATCGCCGCACCCTGGCCGAGCGTCCGTTCCCCTCCGAGCGCGGCGGCGATCCGGTCAGCCTGGCCTTCAGCGCCGGCCTGGCGGCGTTCCCGCAGGACGGGAGCACCGCTTCCGCGCTGCTCGGCAGCGCCGACCGGCGCCTGCAGGAAGCCAAGCGCAGCGGGCGCAACCGCGTGATCGCCCGCGATACCTGA
- a CDS encoding lysophospholipid acyltransferase family protein, producing MIARLGGAALVGFTRTLVGARAQWRVAPPDGQCIYFANHTSHLDTVAIWSALTPQQRAQVRPVAARDYWDKPGLRGWLSGRVLRAILIDRNRETPDADPLAPVREALDQGDSLILFPEGTRSNERLPQKFKGGLFRLASEYPYVELVPVYLDTLHRSLPKGALLPLPLPLYCNVNFGAPLARVGDEPRETFLERARAAVEAMA from the coding sequence GTGATCGCCCGCCTCGGCGGCGCGGCCCTGGTCGGATTCACCCGCACCCTGGTCGGCGCACGCGCCCAGTGGCGCGTCGCGCCGCCGGACGGGCAGTGCATCTACTTCGCCAACCACACCAGCCACCTCGACACCGTCGCGATCTGGTCGGCGCTCACGCCGCAGCAGCGCGCGCAGGTGCGCCCAGTCGCCGCCCGCGACTACTGGGACAAACCGGGCCTGCGCGGCTGGCTGTCGGGGCGCGTGCTGCGCGCGATCCTGATCGACCGCAACCGCGAGACGCCCGACGCCGATCCGCTTGCGCCGGTGCGCGAAGCGCTGGACCAGGGCGATTCTCTGATCCTGTTCCCGGAGGGCACCCGCAGCAACGAGCGGCTGCCGCAGAAGTTCAAGGGGGGCCTGTTCCGGCTGGCGAGCGAATACCCGTACGTGGAACTGGTGCCGGTGTACCTCGACACCCTGCACCGCAGCCTGCCCAAGGGCGCGTTGCTGCCGCTGCCCCTGCCGCTGTACTGCAACGTGAATTTTGGCGCGCCGCTGGCGCGCGTCGGGGACGAACCGCGCGAGACCTTCCTCGAGCGCGCCCGCGCGGCGGTGGAGGCGATGGCATGA
- a CDS encoding aldo/keto reductase: protein MRYRRLGHSGLKLSALSYGSWLTAGSRLGRGETRELVALAWDHGVNFFDNAENYAHGEAERVIGDVIADLRLPRDGFCVSSKVRFGSVADPRPTQAGLSRKHVRDACHDALRRLRVDYLDLFFCHRPDPDTPVEETVRAMDDLVRQGKVLYWGTSEWPAALIREAIHVARAQHLQPPTMEQPQYNLLHRDRVELEYAPLYAEHGLGITVWSPLASGLLSGKYDGGVPADSRFGQAGADSPLRAGGEGHARLERARRFSAIAAELGVAPAPLAIAWCLSNPHVSTVVTGASRPSQLIENLGSLALVERFDEQLWRRLEAATR, encoded by the coding sequence ATGCGCTATCGCCGGCTCGGACATTCGGGCCTGAAGCTGTCGGCGCTGTCCTACGGCTCGTGGCTGACGGCCGGGTCGCGGCTCGGTCGCGGCGAGACCCGCGAACTGGTCGCGCTGGCCTGGGACCACGGCGTGAACTTCTTCGACAACGCCGAGAACTACGCCCATGGCGAGGCCGAACGCGTGATCGGCGACGTGATCGCCGACCTGCGCCTGCCGCGCGACGGCTTCTGCGTGTCGAGCAAGGTGCGCTTCGGTTCGGTGGCCGATCCGCGACCGACCCAGGCCGGACTCTCGCGCAAGCACGTGCGCGACGCCTGCCACGACGCGCTGCGGCGCCTGCGGGTGGACTACCTGGACCTGTTCTTCTGCCATCGCCCGGATCCGGATACGCCGGTGGAAGAGACCGTCCGCGCCATGGACGACCTCGTCCGCCAGGGCAAGGTGCTGTACTGGGGAACCTCCGAATGGCCCGCGGCGCTGATCCGGGAGGCGATCCATGTCGCGCGCGCACAGCACCTGCAGCCGCCGACGATGGAGCAGCCGCAGTACAACCTGTTGCACCGCGACCGGGTCGAACTCGAGTACGCGCCGCTGTACGCCGAGCACGGCCTGGGCATCACGGTCTGGTCGCCGCTGGCCTCGGGCCTTCTGAGCGGCAAGTACGACGGCGGCGTGCCGGCCGACAGTCGCTTCGGGCAGGCCGGGGCGGACAGTCCGCTGCGCGCGGGTGGCGAGGGCCATGCGCGGCTGGAGCGTGCGCGCAGGTTCAGTGCGATCGCGGCCGAACTCGGCGTGGCGCCGGCGCCCCTGGCGATCGCGTGGTGCCTGAGCAATCCGCACGTCTCGACGGTCGTGACGGGCGCCAGCCGGCCATCGCAACTGATTGAAAACCTTGGGTCCCTGGCGTTGGTGGAGCGTTTCGACGAACAACTGTGGCGGCGTCTGGAGGCGGCCACGCGATAG
- a CDS encoding phosphatidate cytidylyltransferase encodes MSPQTKTILVFSGIVGLLLVASLVGWWLSRRGSDGGGATVRNLNARVRAWWGMVAVLAACFAIGPVATLVVFAFISFFALREFITLTPTRAGDHLPLVAAFYLLIPLQYWLILDQWYGLFAIFIPVYAFLALPVLAVFGGDTTDFLERSTKIQWGVMVAIYCISHAPALMILHPDAPQGTGQLLLLYLMLVVQISDVMQYVFGKLFGRRKLAPLVSPSKTVEGLVGGGLAAVGIGTALWWMTPFTPLQAAGMSAVIVAAGVCGGLALSAVKRSLGAKDWGRMIEGHGGMMDRMDSVVFAAPVFFHFTRYWFPA; translated from the coding sequence ATGAGCCCGCAGACGAAGACGATCCTGGTGTTCTCCGGCATCGTCGGCCTGCTGCTGGTCGCCTCGCTGGTGGGCTGGTGGCTGTCGCGCCGTGGCTCCGATGGCGGCGGTGCGACGGTGCGCAACCTCAACGCCCGCGTGCGGGCGTGGTGGGGCATGGTCGCGGTGCTGGCGGCGTGCTTCGCGATCGGGCCGGTGGCCACCCTGGTGGTGTTCGCCTTCATCTCGTTCTTCGCGCTGCGCGAGTTCATCACCCTCACCCCGACCCGCGCCGGCGACCACCTGCCGCTGGTGGCCGCGTTCTACCTGCTGATCCCGCTGCAGTACTGGCTGATCCTCGACCAGTGGTACGGGCTGTTCGCGATCTTCATCCCGGTCTACGCGTTCCTGGCCCTGCCGGTGCTGGCGGTGTTCGGCGGCGACACCACCGACTTCCTCGAGCGCAGCACCAAGATCCAGTGGGGGGTGATGGTCGCGATCTACTGCATCAGCCACGCGCCGGCGCTGATGATCCTGCATCCGGACGCCCCGCAGGGCACCGGCCAGTTGCTGCTGCTCTACCTGATGCTGGTGGTGCAGATCAGCGACGTGATGCAGTACGTGTTCGGCAAGCTCTTCGGTCGCCGCAAGCTGGCGCCGCTGGTGAGCCCGTCGAAGACGGTCGAAGGCCTGGTCGGCGGCGGGCTCGCAGCGGTGGGCATCGGCACCGCGCTGTGGTGGATGACGCCGTTCACGCCGCTGCAGGCGGCCGGCATGTCGGCGGTGATCGTCGCCGCAGGCGTCTGCGGCGGGCTGGCGTTGTCGGCGGTCAAGCGCAGCCTCGGCGCCAAGGACTGGGGCAGGATGATCGAAGGCCACGGCGGCATGATGGACCGGATGGATTCGGTGGTGTTCGCCGCGCCGGTGTTCTTCCACTTCACCCGCTACTGGTTCCCCGCATAG
- a CDS encoding CDP-alcohol phosphatidyltransferase family protein, with protein sequence MEQHDPGTDASRRPIKARGNALVRRIASALARSPLTPNAISLLSIAFAAAGAAALLWLPPWGALLCAVGIQLRLLCNLFDGMVAVEGGQSTPTGALYNEVPDRIADSLLLVALGHAAGMPWAGWAAALLAALTAYVRTLGGALGLAQDFRGPMAKQHRMALMTLACLVAPFEAMFGGSRHALVAAVLVIAAGSLLTCGTRLRAIARQLEAAR encoded by the coding sequence ATGGAACAGCACGACCCGGGCACGGATGCTTCGCGTCGCCCGATCAAGGCGCGCGGCAATGCGCTCGTCCGCCGCATCGCTTCCGCGCTCGCGCGTTCGCCGCTGACGCCGAACGCGATCTCGCTGCTGAGCATCGCGTTCGCCGCCGCCGGCGCCGCCGCCCTGCTGTGGCTGCCGCCGTGGGGCGCATTGCTGTGCGCGGTCGGCATCCAGTTGCGGCTGCTGTGCAACCTGTTCGACGGCATGGTGGCGGTGGAAGGCGGCCAGTCCACGCCGACCGGCGCGCTGTACAACGAAGTGCCCGACCGGATCGCCGACAGCCTGCTGCTCGTCGCGCTCGGCCATGCCGCGGGGATGCCCTGGGCCGGATGGGCCGCGGCGCTGCTCGCGGCGCTCACCGCCTACGTCCGCACGCTCGGCGGTGCGCTGGGACTGGCGCAGGACTTCCGCGGGCCGATGGCCAAGCAGCACCGGATGGCGCTGATGACGCTGGCCTGCCTGGTGGCGCCGTTCGAAGCGATGTTCGGCGGTTCGCGGCATGCGCTGGTCGCGGCGGTGCTGGTCATCGCCGCAGGTTCGCTGCTCACCTGCGGCACGCGCCTGCGTGCGATCGCGCGGCAGCTGGAGGCCGCGCGGTGA
- the dusB gene encoding tRNA dihydrouridine synthase DusB: MFIGPHPIEPKLVLAPMAGVTDKPFRQLCKRLGAGLAVSEMTTSDPRFWNTRKSVHRMDHAGEPDPVSVQIAGTDPAVMAEAARHNAGQGAQLIDINMGCPAKKVCNAWAGSALMQDEALVARILEAVVAAVDVPVTLKIRTGWNADNRNAPAIARIAQESGIAALAVHGRTRDQHYTGQAEYDTIAAIKADLRIPVIANGDIDSPRKALEVLRHTGADAVMIGRAAQGRPWIFGEIAHFLATGDELPPPSLAQVRDILLGHLHALHGFYGEQAGVRIARKHLGWYAKDRPENRAFLAVVNRADGAEAQLRLTRDYFDALATGVAAEVPAAA; this comes from the coding sequence ATGTTCATCGGTCCCCACCCCATCGAGCCGAAACTGGTCCTCGCGCCGATGGCGGGTGTCACCGACAAGCCGTTCCGGCAGTTGTGCAAGCGGCTGGGCGCGGGCCTGGCGGTGTCGGAGATGACCACCAGCGATCCGCGCTTCTGGAACACGCGCAAGTCGGTGCACCGGATGGACCACGCCGGCGAGCCCGACCCGGTCAGCGTGCAGATCGCCGGCACCGACCCCGCGGTGATGGCCGAGGCCGCGCGCCACAACGCCGGCCAAGGGGCGCAGCTGATCGACATCAACATGGGCTGCCCGGCGAAGAAGGTGTGCAACGCCTGGGCCGGTTCGGCGCTGATGCAGGACGAGGCGCTGGTGGCGCGCATCCTCGAGGCGGTCGTCGCGGCGGTGGACGTGCCGGTCACGCTGAAGATCCGCACCGGCTGGAACGCGGACAACCGCAACGCGCCGGCGATCGCCCGCATCGCGCAGGAGAGCGGCATCGCCGCGCTCGCCGTGCACGGGCGCACCCGCGACCAGCACTACACCGGCCAGGCCGAGTACGACACCATCGCCGCGATCAAGGCCGACCTGCGCATCCCGGTGATCGCCAACGGCGACATCGATTCGCCGCGCAAGGCGCTCGAGGTGCTGCGCCACACCGGCGCCGACGCGGTGATGATCGGTCGCGCCGCGCAGGGGCGGCCGTGGATCTTCGGCGAGATCGCGCACTTCCTCGCCACGGGCGACGAACTGCCGCCACCATCGCTGGCGCAGGTACGCGACATCCTGCTCGGCCACCTGCATGCCCTGCACGGGTTCTACGGCGAACAGGCCGGCGTGCGCATCGCGCGCAAGCACCTGGGCTGGTACGCGAAGGATCGTCCCGAGAACCGCGCGTTTCTGGCCGTGGTCAACCGGGCCGACGGCGCCGAAGCGCAACTGCGGCTGACCCGGGACTACTTCGACGCGCTGGCCACGGGCGTGGCGGCCGAGGTCCCCGCCGCCGCCTGA
- a CDS encoding TonB-dependent hemoglobin/transferrin/lactoferrin family receptor, whose translation MRPSLLAVALVAAFPLAALAETAGAAGPATDAADLDRVVVTATRTGREIADVPNTVDAITRERMDELLVRDLRDLFRYEPGITVSENFGRFGIGDIRIRGLGGNRVRVQTDGIVVPDAFSIGSFSNANRNFVDLDTLKRVEVVRGPTSSLYGSDALGGTVSFITRDPSDYLAVGRDAHFGFRLGFESDWNGVSGGATAAFGDGRWSGMVAVGHRQGRETENMGEAGGTGATRTLPNPQSRDGRSLLAKLVYAPSERQRLRLTVEGNEDLADTDMLTAQGFQALTGATNTRVAAKDRQTRARVSLTHEIDGLAGFADAIDWQIYRQDSETTQYTVEERTLPAPTLRDVRERSFDFDQRLHGLQLNFRKSLGEAVVHDLAWGLDVSRTETRQKRDGLRSFPLTGVQTPVMLPDVFPVRDFPVSRTTSAALYLQDEISFAQGRFRLVPALRVDHYDLDPRIDDIFAADNPGVDVVGLTDTSVSPKVGMVWHFAGDWSLFGGYARGFRAPPYADVNIGFTNVMFGYTAIANPDLQPETSDGLELGLRYAGDAVHASLAGYHNRYEDFIESFSFVGFNAEGLMVFQSRNVADARIHGVEFKGGVDLGALSAAMAGWSIRGAAAWSRGEDRDSGEALESVDPLTATLGLAYGAQRWGAELAGRFVDRRDRLPTPPAGTTYYQSPGHAVLDLYAHWRFAPGARVDVGILNLADRRVWPSGSVPLVSQASAAVDRYTAPGRNLAASLSIDW comes from the coding sequence ATGCGCCCCTCCCTGCTCGCCGTCGCGCTGGTCGCGGCGTTTCCCCTGGCCGCCCTGGCCGAAACCGCCGGTGCTGCCGGCCCGGCCACGGACGCCGCCGACCTCGATCGCGTGGTCGTGACCGCCACCCGCACCGGGCGCGAGATCGCCGACGTGCCGAACACGGTCGACGCCATCACCCGCGAGCGCATGGACGAACTGCTGGTGCGCGACCTGCGCGACCTGTTCCGCTACGAACCGGGCATCACCGTCAGCGAGAACTTCGGCCGTTTCGGCATCGGCGACATCCGCATCCGCGGACTCGGCGGCAACCGCGTGCGCGTCCAGACCGACGGCATCGTGGTGCCGGATGCGTTCTCGATCGGCAGCTTCTCCAACGCCAACCGCAACTTCGTCGACCTCGACACGCTCAAGCGCGTGGAAGTGGTACGCGGCCCCACCAGTTCGCTGTACGGCTCCGACGCGCTCGGCGGCACCGTCTCGTTCATCACCAGGGACCCGTCGGATTATCTGGCGGTGGGCAGGGACGCCCATTTCGGATTCAGGCTCGGCTTCGAAAGCGACTGGAACGGAGTGTCCGGTGGCGCCACCGCGGCGTTCGGCGACGGACGCTGGTCGGGCATGGTCGCCGTCGGCCACCGCCAGGGTCGCGAAACCGAGAACATGGGCGAAGCCGGCGGCACCGGTGCGACCCGCACGCTGCCCAATCCGCAGTCGCGCGACGGCCGCAGCCTGCTGGCGAAACTCGTCTACGCGCCGTCCGAGCGCCAGCGCCTGCGGCTGACGGTGGAAGGCAACGAGGACCTTGCCGACACCGACATGCTGACCGCGCAGGGGTTCCAGGCGCTGACCGGCGCCACCAACACCCGCGTCGCGGCGAAGGACAGGCAGACTCGCGCGCGGGTGTCGCTGACGCACGAGATCGACGGCCTCGCCGGTTTCGCCGATGCGATCGACTGGCAGATCTACCGGCAGGACAGCGAGACCACGCAGTACACCGTCGAGGAGCGCACGCTGCCGGCGCCGACCCTGCGCGACGTGCGCGAGCGCAGCTTCGACTTCGACCAGCGCCTGCACGGCCTGCAGTTGAACTTCCGCAAGTCGCTGGGCGAGGCCGTGGTGCACGACCTCGCCTGGGGCCTGGACGTGTCGCGCACCGAAACCCGGCAGAAGCGCGACGGCCTGCGCAGCTTCCCGCTCACCGGCGTGCAGACGCCGGTGATGCTGCCGGACGTGTTCCCGGTGCGCGACTTCCCGGTCAGCCGCACCACCAGCGCGGCGCTTTACCTGCAGGACGAGATCAGCTTCGCGCAGGGCCGGTTCCGCCTGGTGCCCGCGCTGCGCGTGGACCACTACGACCTCGATCCGCGCATCGACGACATCTTCGCCGCGGACAACCCCGGGGTGGACGTGGTCGGCCTGACCGACACCAGCGTCTCGCCGAAGGTCGGCATGGTCTGGCACTTCGCGGGGGACTGGTCGCTGTTCGGCGGTTATGCGCGGGGATTCCGTGCACCGCCGTATGCCGACGTCAACATCGGCTTCACCAACGTGATGTTCGGCTACACCGCGATCGCCAACCCCGACCTGCAACCCGAAACCAGCGACGGACTGGAGCTCGGGCTGCGTTACGCGGGCGATGCGGTGCATGCCAGCCTCGCCGGCTACCACAACCGCTACGAGGACTTCATCGAGTCCTTCAGCTTCGTCGGCTTCAACGCCGAGGGGCTGATGGTATTCCAGTCGCGCAACGTCGCCGACGCGCGCATCCATGGCGTGGAGTTCAAGGGCGGCGTGGACCTCGGCGCGCTGTCCGCGGCGATGGCGGGCTGGTCGATCAGGGGCGCCGCCGCGTGGTCGCGCGGAGAGGATCGCGACAGCGGCGAGGCCCTGGAGTCGGTCGATCCGCTGACCGCGACCCTCGGCCTGGCCTACGGCGCGCAACGATGGGGCGCGGAACTGGCGGGACGTTTCGTCGACCGCCGCGACCGGCTGCCGACGCCGCCCGCGGGCACCACGTACTACCAGTCGCCCGGGCATGCGGTGCTCGACCTGTATGCGCACTGGCGCTTCGCACCCGGCGCCCGCGTCGACGTCGGCATCTTAAACCTGGCCGATCGCAGGGTCTGGCCTTCCGGCAGCGTGCCGCTGGTGAGCCAGGCCAGTGCCGCCGTGGATCGCTACACCGCGCCCGGGCGCAACCTCGCCGCCAGCCTCTCGATCGACTGGTGA
- a CDS encoding Hemin transport protein — translation MTPTPFHVVAASRTRPALPSPQQLARVGTVLCLYRQQPGGELAGWSQAVRVEAGVELDSDVACEHLLFYDGSERCCWRLYLLPDSDFLAWERLAARLPVRAEPASAGGLGERLLRRLSGPLGGRWAGSVLRLHALRCGTGETPATRAVLSASLAPVSPLGAVVAHRIAQRQGADARDLADACCCERAARAARVSGPGDGYSPIHLDPRPHTTGKQA, via the coding sequence ATGACGCCGACCCCGTTCCACGTCGTCGCTGCATCGCGTACGCGCCCCGCGTTGCCCTCGCCTCAGCAGCTGGCGCGAGTGGGCACGGTGCTGTGCCTGTACCGGCAGCAGCCGGGCGGCGAACTGGCGGGCTGGTCGCAGGCGGTGCGCGTCGAGGCCGGGGTGGAGCTCGACAGCGACGTCGCCTGCGAACACCTGCTGTTCTACGACGGCAGCGAGCGTTGCTGCTGGCGCCTGTACCTGCTGCCGGACAGCGATTTCCTGGCCTGGGAGCGGCTCGCGGCGCGACTGCCGGTGCGCGCGGAACCGGCGTCGGCGGGCGGCCTTGGCGAGCGTCTGCTGCGACGGCTGTCCGGCCCGCTCGGCGGACGCTGGGCGGGCAGCGTGCTGCGCCTGCACGCGTTGCGCTGCGGAACGGGCGAGACGCCCGCGACGCGCGCGGTCCTTTCCGCGAGCCTGGCGCCGGTATCGCCGCTCGGCGCCGTGGTCGCGCACCGCATCGCGCAGCGTCAGGGCGCCGACGCGCGCGATCTGGCCGATGCCTGCTGCTGCGAACGCGCCGCACGCGCCGCACGCGTTTCCGGTCCCGGCGACGGGTATTCGCCCATCCACCTCGATCCCCGACCACACACCACAGGAAAGCAAGCATGA